AGAAGTCAGACACCCTACCGGAGAAACCAAGGCACCCTGACCCACCTGATGCCCACAGCAAACTACTCTCACCTGCCCAAATGGACCAGGCAACCCCCTCTGACCCCACAGCTTCATCCCCCCATTCCCCCCCTCCCTCATCACCCCATTCCCCCTTGGTAAAGGACCCTAGCGGTGAGGCAGGTGTTAAMGGTGAGGGASGTATGCTGAATGGGGGAGTACCTASAGTCACCTGCCATCCTACCAGACTCACAAAGGTCAAAGGTCYCAAACAGAACTGTTCTTCCTCAGCCGCCCCCACTAACGTGAACTCAACAACAAGACCTCCAGCCTCCATCCCCCATCAGGCTGACCTTGCAGCCCAGGACAGGACTACAGGCTTCAGCTGCCCTCCTACACRGCCKKCATCCACACCCCTACTTCCAGACCAGAGAGGAGCCCCAGTGGCTGATGGGAGACTGAGTCCTGCTGCCTCCCTCACCAGCCTGAGCAAGGGACCATTACTACCGTCCTCTGTGGgaaatgagagagggaaggaggagaaagccaagaagaagaaagagagagatgacaaaGCGAGGGGTGAGAAAGGGAAGGGTAAGKgaggggagaaggggagagggaaggaggacagagggaggaatgaGAGTCCAAAGatggacagagatgagagagggaaggagggaactGGGATGYATGAGAGCGGGAGGGATATGARggggaaggaggagagaaatgggGACGAGGACAAGGAAAGAGAGAAGCCCAGAGACTTGAGGATGAATAAATCGCCCTCTTCTACAAAGTGTCAGATGTTGTCTGATGTTCAGAGCGGAGACGGGTACACCAGCCCAGACCTGACCAGCGGGAACAGGAAATCAGATGATACTGGTGCCCCTCAAGAACCGACCTCGTCTCTCCCTCCAACCATCCatgcctcctctcccctcacctcctccctcctccctccctctcttcctccactcttcctctcctcctacctcccCCCGAGAGCAGGACAGCCGTCGCTGAAGAAGCGTAAGACCGACGGCCAAGCTTGAGTGGTGAACCGGCACAGAGACTGGCAGAGAACCCAGGTGGCCCCAAGATCCCCCTTAGTTGCCCCACAGACCCACTACCCCCCAGACATCCCCCACTACCCCCCAGACACCCGCAACTACCAAACTCACCAACCTTTGGTCAGCTGAGTCATGCCTAGCCCCT
This Salvelinus sp. IW2-2015 unplaced genomic scaffold, ASM291031v2 Un_scaffold1776, whole genome shotgun sequence DNA region includes the following protein-coding sequences:
- the LOC112071936 gene encoding uncharacterized protein; this encodes MDQATPSDPTASSPHSPPPSSPHSPLVKDPSGEAGVXGEGXMLNGGVPXVTCHPTRLTKVKGXKQNCSSSAAPTNVNSTTRPPASIPHQADLAAQDRTTGFSCPPTXPXSTPLLPDQRGAPVADGRLSPAASLTSLSKGPLLPSSVGNERGKEEKAKKKKERDDKARGEKGKGKXGEKGRGKEDRGRNESPKMDRDERGKEGTGMXESGRDMXGKEERNGDEDKEREKPRDLRMNKSPSSTKCQMLSDVQSGDGYTSPDLTSGNRKSDDTGAPQEPTSSLPPTIHASSPLTSSLLPPSLPPLFLSSYLPPRAGQPSLKKRKTDGQA